Proteins encoded by one window of Clostridium perfringens:
- a CDS encoding tetratricopeptide repeat protein has translation MNIAYDFIIALILAFVLVMMKQYVFALIVVVIYALYKYNKKKPYILAYKGNVSFRNGEREKALELYKKACTYKNASDSIRLQYAYLTLYLGNLEEATKLLSAIDYDKLPERLRASYTMTDSLITWKNGDLKKAIENLKNLHTQYEHTTVYETLGYFLILDKRYEEALEYNLLAYEYDQDNKVIMDNLAQSYYFTGNIEKAKEVYTKLLDEDPGIPEPYYYYGLILRDEGDTKGALESFDKALTKRESYLSALNKDKIRAAIQELNI, from the coding sequence ATGAATATAGCTTATGACTTTATAATTGCTTTAATATTAGCATTTGTATTAGTAATGATGAAGCAATATGTTTTTGCACTAATTGTTGTAGTAATCTATGCTTTATACAAATATAATAAGAAAAAGCCTTATATTTTAGCTTACAAAGGTAATGTTTCCTTTAGAAATGGTGAAAGAGAAAAAGCTCTAGAACTTTATAAAAAAGCTTGTACATATAAAAATGCTAGTGATAGCATAAGACTTCAATATGCATACCTTACTCTTTACTTAGGAAATTTAGAAGAAGCCACTAAGCTTCTAAGTGCTATTGATTATGATAAACTACCAGAGAGATTAAGAGCTTCTTATACAATGACAGATTCTCTTATAACTTGGAAAAATGGTGATTTAAAAAAGGCTATTGAAAACTTAAAAAATCTTCATACACAATATGAACACACAACTGTTTATGAGACTTTAGGTTATTTCTTAATATTAGATAAAAGATATGAAGAAGCCTTAGAATATAACCTTTTAGCTTATGAATATGATCAAGATAACAAAGTTATAATGGATAACTTAGCTCAATCTTATTACTTCACTGGAAATATAGAAAAGGCTAAGGAAGTATATACTAAACTTTTAGACGAAGATCCTGGAATACCAGAGCCATATTATTATTATGGCTTAATCCTAAGAGATGAAGGAGACACTAAAGGAGCTTTAGAATCTTTCGATAAAGCCTTAACTAAAAGAGAGTCTTATCTTTCAGCCCTTAATAAGGATAAAATTAGAGCTGCTATACAAGAATTAAACATATAG
- a CDS encoding L-ribulose-5-phosphate 3-epimerase, whose amino-acid sequence MKEYFIGLYEKAMPNTLTWREKLQCAKENNFDFLEVSIDETDEKLKRLDMTKEERQVLVDLMYEVGLPIRTMCLSGHRKYPIGSADETTRNRGMRIMEKAIELADDLGIRIIQLAGYDVYYEEGSEETRKLFYENLKKSVEMAARSGIILAFETMETEFMNTVEKAMNYVKKIDSPYLGVYPDCGNITNAATKYNKNVIEDLRSGKGHIMAVHLKETKPGKFREIPFGTGHVDFESIIKESYNMGVRRFVTEFWYTGTGDYRVEIKNSRKFIEEKFNKALEK is encoded by the coding sequence ATGAAGGAATATTTTATTGGATTATATGAGAAAGCTATGCCTAATACACTTACTTGGAGAGAAAAGCTTCAATGTGCAAAAGAGAATAATTTTGATTTTTTAGAGGTTAGCATAGATGAAACTGATGAAAAATTAAAAAGACTTGATATGACAAAAGAAGAAAGACAGGTTTTAGTAGACCTTATGTATGAAGTTGGTCTTCCAATAAGAACCATGTGTCTTAGTGGACATAGAAAATATCCTATAGGAAGTGCAGATGAAACAACTAGAAATCGTGGTATGAGAATAATGGAGAAGGCCATAGAGCTAGCTGATGATTTAGGAATTAGGATAATTCAATTAGCAGGGTATGATGTTTACTATGAAGAGGGTAGTGAAGAAACAAGAAAATTATTTTATGAAAATCTAAAAAAATCTGTTGAAATGGCTGCTAGATCAGGAATAATTTTAGCTTTTGAAACTATGGAGACTGAGTTTATGAACACAGTTGAAAAAGCCATGAATTATGTTAAAAAGATTGATTCACCATATTTAGGGGTTTATCCTGACTGTGGAAATATAACTAATGCCGCTACTAAATATAATAAAAATGTTATTGAAGATTTAAGAAGTGGTAAAGGTCATATAATGGCTGTTCATCTTAAGGAAACAAAACCAGGTAAGTTTAGAGAAATTCCATTTGGAACTGGACATGTTGATTTTGAAAGTATAATAAAAGAATCATATAATATGGGAGTAAGAAGATTTGTTACTGAGTTCTGGTACACAGGTACTGGTGACTACAGAGTTGAGATAAAGAATTCAAGAAAATTTATAGAGGAAAAATTTAATAAAGCCTTAGAAAAGTAA
- the araD gene encoding L-ribulose-5-phosphate 4-epimerase, with product MLENLKKEVYEANMLLPKYNLVTFTWGNVSAIDREKGLVVIKPSGVEYDTMKPEDMVVVDLEGNIVEGKYKPSSDTDTHLKLYKEFKNIGGIVHTHSRWATIFAQAGRGIKPYGTTQADYFADEIPCTRDMTREEIEGNYEYNTGVVIVERFKDMNPENIPAVLVKNHGPFTWGKDAKDAVHNAVVLEEVAMMAYNTEILANKNVDSMSDDLLNKHFSRKHGPNAYYGQTGA from the coding sequence ATGTTAGAGAACTTAAAAAAAGAAGTTTACGAAGCTAATATGCTTCTTCCAAAATATAATTTAGTAACTTTTACATGGGGGAATGTTTCTGCCATAGATAGAGAAAAAGGACTTGTTGTAATTAAACCATCAGGAGTTGAGTATGACACAATGAAACCAGAAGATATGGTTGTGGTTGATTTAGAGGGAAATATTGTTGAAGGGAAATATAAACCTTCATCAGATACAGATACTCACTTGAAACTTTACAAGGAGTTTAAGAATATAGGAGGAATAGTTCATACACATTCTAGATGGGCAACAATATTTGCTCAAGCAGGAAGAGGAATAAAGCCATATGGAACAACTCAGGCAGATTATTTTGCAGATGAAATCCCTTGTACAAGAGATATGACTAGAGAAGAGATTGAAGGAAATTATGAATATAATACAGGGGTTGTAATTGTTGAAAGATTCAAAGACATGAATCCAGAGAATATTCCAGCAGTACTTGTTAAAAATCATGGTCCATTTACTTGGGGAAAGGATGCTAAAGATGCTGTTCATAATGCTGTTGTTCTAGAAGAAGTGGCAATGATGGCATATAACACAGAAATATTAGCAAATAAAAATGTAGATAGTATGTCTGATGACTTATTAAATAAACACTTTTCAAGAAAGCATGGTCCAAATGCTTACTATGGACAAACAGGAGCTTAA
- a CDS encoding PTS sugar transporter subunit IIB yields MLKVIAACGNGMGSSQIIKMKIEKIFKKLNIPVSIHHTSIGAAKTEASSYDVVFCSDALKGNFDKAKASGTIVIGLKNLLSEKEIEEKIVENIVNK; encoded by the coding sequence ATGTTAAAAGTAATAGCAGCATGTGGAAATGGAATGGGATCAAGTCAAATTATAAAAATGAAAATAGAGAAGATATTTAAAAAGTTAAATATTCCTGTATCAATTCATCATACAAGTATAGGAGCAGCAAAAACAGAAGCTTCAAGTTATGATGTAGTATTCTGTTCAGATGCATTAAAAGGAAATTTCGATAAAGCAAAGGCTTCAGGAACTATCGTTATAGGACTTAAAAACCTTTTATCAGAAAAAGAAATTGAAGAAAAGATTGTAGAAAATATAGTAAACAAATAA